Proteins from one Dromiciops gliroides isolate mDroGli1 chromosome 6, mDroGli1.pri, whole genome shotgun sequence genomic window:
- the LOC122732267 gene encoding dentin sialophosphoprotein, with translation MARTLSAWRGAVLDVTRKKQNANVEEEEWKAAIENETRERWRERKEFFSVSTVCLLLPPKKMKTIVIFFILATAEAIPVSQIRPQEKYTFNRLVDLNCPGKAEVTQQDQITVDGIVKENNETNEDFTYQNRKDAQLYKNGSSKGEEDAIENTKIGEKESYASPGLAKGERDFSNRHGEIMYPETLERDGNGENDTTNGFEDIIYKAGNVMQNNNNETISGNAKEGNATNTNQIEMVNIQGDGIGNNQTEAPTEKSEAKHGSGEEESWNDIDGGASGNGVGTFEDNGSGDDEGEEAEDRNESTVDHRDSSFPSNEVQENGNEDDSDNSLSKNSSNAKEEDDTGDKDDFLNGENISKNDEDHNTVEASTELTLILKGGKNGFIEESGPNDIDRDQEKVENNGPNSSNGMETTKEAEKVNDTLQSKGDDIILNKGSHDMPVKVDNEPVGNIPKSKLGGNTGSESSSDGYDESYDFDNESMQGDDPNSSNDDVKSESEDISNSDGNDSNEPDESIGDSNGSNSPEGGDEDSDSVSDTNGDDSDNTHNNSDGKPPNGSSDSSDSDSKSDSSDSSDSSDSSDSSDSSDSSDSSDSDGKSDSSDSSDSSDSSDNDSKSDSSDSSDSSDSSDNDSKSDSSDSSDSSDSSDSSDSDSKSDSSDSNSSDSSDSKSDSSDSSDSSDSKSDSSDSSDSSDSSDSSDSDSSDSKSDSSDSSDSDSSDSSDSKSDSSDSSDSSDSSDNDSKSDSSDSSDSSDSSDSSDSSDSSDSSDSSDSDSKSDSSDSNSSDSSDSSDSSDSDSSDSDSKSDSRSDSSDSSDSDSSDSSDSKSDSSDSSDSSDSKSDSSNSSDSKSDNSNGDSESDSSNSSDSSDSDSKSDDSSDSSDSNSNENNHQGKSKNATNNGNDSDSDSISEGSDSNHLTSDD, from the exons cctaTTATTGCCgccaaagaaaatgaagactatCGTAATTTTCTTCATCTTGGCAACAGCAGAGGCCATTCCG GTTTCTCAGATCAGACCCCAGGAGAAATATACTTTTAATAGACTTGTGGATTTAAATTGTCCAGGAAAAGCAGAAGTGACCCAACAG GATCAAATAACTGTTGATGGCAttgtcaaagaaaataatgaaactaaTGAAGACTTCACCTATCAAAATAGGAAGGATGCCCAACTATATAAAAATGGCAGTagcaaaggagaagaggatgctattgagaatacaaagataggAGAAAAGGAATCTTATGCCAGTCCTGGATTAgctaaaggagagagagattttagCAATAGGCATGGGGAAATAATGTATCCAGAAACATTAGAGAGAGATGGGAATGGAGAAAATGACACAACAAATGGGTTTGAAGACATCATTTACAAGGCAGGAAATGTAatgcagaataataataatgaaaccaTCAGTGGAAATGCCAAAGAAGGGAATGCTACCAACACAAATCAAATTGAAATGGTCAATATTCa AGGAGATGGGATTGGGAATAATCAAACTGAGGCTCCAACAGAAAAAAGTGAAGCTAAACATGGCAGTGGAGAAGAGGAAAGCTGGAATGATATCGATGGTGGTGCTAGTGGTAATGGAGTTGGTACCTTTGAAGACAATGGTTCTGGTGATGATGAGGGAGAAGAAGCAGAGGACAGAAATGAAAGCACTGTTGATCATAGGGATTCAAGCTTTCCTAGTAATGAGGTTCAGGAAAACGGAAATGAAGATGACAGTGATAATAGTTTAAGCAAAAATTCAAGTAATGCCAAAGAAGAAGATGACACTGGAGACAAAGATGATTTCCTCAATGGAGAAAATATATCAAAGAATGATGAAGATCATAATACAGTAGAAGCTTCCACAGAGCTGACTTTAATCCTTAAAGGTGGGAAAAATGGATTCATTGAAGAATCAGGTCCCAATGACATTGACAGAGACCAAGAAAAG GTAGAAAACAATGGACCCAACAGCAGCAATGGTATGGAAACGACTAAAGAAGCTGAGAAAGTAAATGATACTCTTCAAAGTAAAGGAGATGACATTATTTTAAACAAAGGATCCCACGATATGCCAGTGAAAGTTGACAATGAACCTGTTGGAAATATCCCGAAATCAAAACTTGGAGGCAACACTGGCAGTGAAAGCAGTAGTGATGGATATGATGAGAGCTATGATTTTGACAATGAATCTATGCAAGGAGATGACCCTAATAGCAGTAACGATGATGTCAAGTCTGAAAGTGAGGATATCAGTAACAGTGACGGCAATGATTCTAACGAACCTGATGAATCGATTGGTGATAGCAATGGTAGCAACTCACCAGAAGGAGGAGATGAGGATAGTGATAGCGTTTCAGACACTAATGGTGATGATAGTGACAACACTCACAATAACAGTGATGGAAAGCCTCCAAATGGCAGTAGTGATAGTAGTGACAGTGACAGCAAATCTGATAGCAGTGACAGTAGTGATAGCAGTGATAGTAGTGACAGTAGTGACAGCAGTGATAGTAGTGACAGTAGCGATAGTGATGGCAAATCTGATAGCAGTGACAGCAGTGACAGTAGTGATAGTAGTGACAATGACAGCAAATCTGATAGCAGTGACAGTAGTGACAGTAGTGATAGTAGTGACAATGACAGCAAATCTGATAGCAGCGACAGTAGTGACAGCAGTGATAGCAGTGACAGTAGTGATAGTGATAGCAAATCTGATAGCAGTGACAGTAACAGCAGTGATAGTAGTGATAGCAAATCTGATAGCAGTGATAGCAGTGACAGTAGTGATAGCAAATCTGATAGCAGTGACAGCAGTGATAGTAGTGATAGCAGTGACAGCAGTGATAGTGATAGCAGTGATAGCAAATCTGATAGCAGTGACAGCAGTGATAGTGATAGCAGTGACAGTAGTGATAGCAAATCTGATAGCAGTGACAGCAGTGACAGTAGTGATAGTAGTGACAATGACAGCAAATCTGATAGCAGTGACAGTAGTGATAGCAGCGACAGTAGTGACAGCAGTGATAGCAGTGACAGTAGTGACAGCAGTGACAGTAGTGATAGTGATAGCAAATCTGATAGCAGTGACAGTAACAGCAGTGATAGTAGTGATAGCAGTGACAGCAGTGATAGTGATAGCAGTGATAGTGATAGCAAATCTGACAGCAGATCTGATAGCAGTGACAGCAGTGATAGTGATAGCAGTGACAGTAGTGATAGCAAATCTGATAGCAGTGATAGCAGTGACAGTAGTGATAGCAAATCTGATAGCAGTAACAGCAGTGATAGTAAATCTGATAACAGTAACGGTGACAGTGAATCTGATAGTAGCAACAGCAGCGATAGCAGTGACAGTGATAGTAAATCTGATGATAGTAGTGACAGCAGTGATAGTAACAGTAATGAAAACAACCATCAAGGCAAGTCTAAAAATGCTACTAACAATGGAAATGACAGTGATAGTGATAGTATCAGTGAAGGCAGTGATAGTAATCATTTAACAAGTGATGATTAG